The Nocardioides sp. cx-173 genome segment TACACCCAGCTCTTCCTGGGTGGCTTCGGCCTCGAGATCGAGGACCTGATGGCGCTGCGCACCTGGGGCAGCAAGACCCCGGGCCACCCCGAGCACGGCCACACCGCGGGCGTGGAGACGACCACCGGCCCGCTCGGCCAGGGCGTCGCCAACGCGGTCGGCATGGCGATGGCCGCCCGCCGCGAGCGTGGGCTCCTCGATCCCAACGCGGCCGAGGGCGAGTCGCCCTTCGACCACCACGTCTACGCGATCTGCTCCGACGGCGACCTGGAGGAGGGGGTCAGCGCCGAGGCCTCCTCGATCGCCGGCACCCAGCAGCTCGGCAACCTCACGGTGATCTACGACGCCAACCGGATCTCCATCGAGGGCGACACCGACGTGGCGTTCACCGAGGACGTCGCCAAGCGCTACGAGGCCTACGGCTGGCACGTCCAGACCGTCGACTGGACCCAGGACGCCACGACGTACGTCGAGGACGTGCCGCAGCTGTACCGCGCGATCGTCAAGGCCGACGAGGTCACCGACCGGCCGAGCCTGATCGTGCTGCGCACCGTGATCGCCTGGCCGGCACCCAAAGCGCAGGGCACCGGCAAGGCCCACGGCTCCGCGCTCGGCGACGACGAGGTCGCCGCCACCAAGGAGATCCTGGGCTTCGACCCGACGCTGAAGTTCGAGGTGCCGCCCGCGGTGCTCGAGCACACGCGCAGCCTCGTGGAGCGCGGCCGCGCCGCCGAGGCCGCCTGGCACGAGGACTTCAAGCGCTGGACGAGGAAGCCGTCCGCGGACGTCGACCTCTACGAGCGGCTGCAGACCCGCACGCTGCCCGCCGGCTGGGCCGACGACCTGCCGACGTTCCCCGCCGACCCGAAGGGGATGGCGACCCGCAAGGCCTCGGGCGCGGCCATCAACGCGATCGCCGGCCGGGTGCCGGAGCTCTGGGGCGGCTCGGCCGACCTCGCCGAGTCCAACAACACCACCATCGAGAACGCGCCCTCCTTCATCCCCCAGGACCGCTCGACCGACCAGTGGAAGGGTGACCCGCTCGCCGGCCGAGTGCTGCACTTCGGCATCCGCGAGCACGGCATGGGCGCGATCATGAACGGCATCGCGCTGCACGGCGGCACCCGCGTCTTCGGCGGCACGTTCCTGACGTTCTCCGACTACATGCGCGGCGCGGTCCGGCTCGCGGCCCTCATGGGCCTGCCCGTGACCTACGTGTGGACCCACGACTCGATCGGTCTCGGCGAGGACGGGCCCACGCACCAGCCGATCGAGCACCTGGCCGCGCTGCGCGCGATCCCGGGCCTGGACGTCGTCCGCCCGGCCGACGCCAACGAGACCACGGCCTGCTGGCAGGCCATCCTGGAGCGCACCGACCGGCCGGCCGGCCTGGCCCTGTCCCGCCAGAACGTCCCGGTCTTCCCGCGCGGCGAGGACGCCGACGGTCAGCACTGGGCCGACACGAGCAACGTCCGCCGTGGCGGCTACGTCCTGCTGGACAGCCCCGCCGAGCTGGAGGGCGGCCAGCCCGACGTGGTCCTGATCGGCACCGGCTCCGAGGTCCAGGTCGCCGTCGCGGCGCGCGAGCTCCTCGCCGCCGACGGCATCCGGGCGCGGGTGGTCTCCATGCCGTGCCTGGAGTGGTTCGAGGAGCAGGACATGGCCTACCGCGAGACCGTCATCCCCCCGACCGTGAAGGCCCGTGTCTCGGTCGAGGCCGGCGTCAAGCAGGGCTGGCGCGAGCTGGTCGGCGACCACGGCCGGATCCTGTCGATCGACACCTACGGGGCCTCGGCGGACTTCCAGCGCATCTACACCGAGTACGGCATCACCGGCGAGGCCATGGCCAACGCGGCCCGCGACAGCATCCGGACCGTCACCGGCTGACGATCCTCCGGCACCACCGACGAGCACAGGAGCAACCATGAGTGACCGACTGAAGGCCCTGGCGGACGCCGGGGTGTCCATCTGGCTCGACGACCTGTCGCGGGAGCGGATCGAGAGCGGGAACCTCGCCGACCTGGTCAAGGAGAAGTCGGTGGTGGGCGTGACCACCAACCCGACGATCTTCGCCGGCGCGATCGCGGACGGCGAGCGTTACGACGACCAGGTCAGGCGCCTGGTCGCGAGCGGCGCATCCGTCGAGAAGGTGATCTTCGAGCTCACCACCGACGACGTCCGCAACGCCTGTGACATTCTCAAGCCGGTCGCCGACGGGAGCTCATCGGACGGCCGGGTCTCGATCGAGGTCGAGCCGGACCTCGCCAACGACACCGACGGCACCATCGCGTCGGCCGAGGCGCTGTGGAAGGCGGTGGACCGCTCCAACGCGCTGATCAAGATCCCGGCCACGAAGGAGGGCCTGCCCGCGATCACGCACGCGATCGCCCACGGCATCAGCGTCAACGTCACGCTGATCTTCAGCCTCGAGCGCTACCGCGAGGTCATGGACGCTTACCTCACCGGCCTCGAGCAGGCCCGAGAGGCCGGGATCGACCTGTCCACCATCCAGTCCGTCGCCTCCTTCTTCGTCTCGCGCGTCGACACCGAGGTCGACAGCCGCCTCGACGAGCTCGGCATCGACGAGGCCAAGGCGCTCAAGGGCAAGGCGGCAATCGCCAACGCCCGCGTGGCCTACGGGGCGTTCCAGGAGGTCCACGCAGGCAAGCGCTGGCAGTCGCTGGCCGACTCCGGCGCCGTCGTGCAGCGCCCCCTCTGGGCGTCCACCGGCGTCAAGAACCCCGACTACCCCGACACCCTCTACGTGAGCGAGCTGGTCGTCGCCGGCACCGTCAACACGATGCCGGAGAAGACGTTGGAGGCGTTCGCCGACCACGGGAAGGTCACCGGCGACCAGGTCACCGGCCGGGCTGAGGAGGGGCAGGCGGTCCTCGACCGGCTCGCCGACGTCGGCGTCGACTTCGAGGACGTGCTGCTGAGCATCGAGCACGAGGGCGTGGAGAAGTTCAAGAAGTCCTGGACCGAGCTGGTGGAGACGGTCCGCGGCCAGATGGAGAAGGCCCAGGCATGAGCGAGACGGCTTGGAACGCTGTCGAGGGGGACGGTTTCGAGCTGTTCTTCGGCTACCCCGACGAGGCGGCGTACGCCGCGACGGTGGAGGCGCTGGTCGCCGACGGCGTCGCGAGCGGCATCGCCGGCCGGGACGCCACCTTGTGGGGTCCCGAGGCCGAATCCGAGTCCGGCAAGCGGCTCGGCTGGGTCGACCTGTCCGAGCGCTCCCGCGCGCTCGTCTCCGACGTCGCCGCCCTGCGGGCCGAGCTCGCGGGCAGCGGTCTGTCGCGGGTCGTGCTCTGCGGCATGGGCGGCTCCTCGCTGGCACCCGAGGTGATCTGCGAGTCCTACGGCGTCGCGCTCGACGTACTCGACTCCTCCGACCCGGACTTCGTGCGCACCGCGCTCGAGAGCCGCCTCGACGAGACCGTCGTGGTGGTGTCCTCGAAGTCCGGCGGAACCGTCGAGACCGACAGCCAGCGGCGCGCCTTCGAGAAGGCGTTCCGCGATGTAGGGATCGACCCGGCGCAGCGCATCGTCGTGGTCACCGACCCCGGCTCGCCGCTGGAGGAGTCGGCGCGCGAGGCCGGCTACCGGGTGTTCCTGGCCGACCCCGAGGTGGGTGGACGCTACTCGGCGCTGACCGCGTTCGGGCTGGTCCCCAGCGGCCTGGCCGGCGCCGACATCGCCACGCTCCTCGACGAGGCGGAGGCGATCCGCCCGGCCCTCGAGGCGGACTCCCCCGACAACCCCGGACTCCGGCTCGGCGCGCTGCTCGGCGCGGCCAACCTGGCCGGAGCCGACAAGCTCGTGCTGGCCAACGCCGGCGCCCCGTTCGCCGGCTTCGGCGACTGGGCCGAGCAGCTCGTCGCCGAGTCCACCGGCAAGGACGGCAGGGGCATCCTCCCGGTCGTCGTCGACTCGATCGACTCCCCCGGCTTCGCCCCCAGCACGCCTGACGAGGTGCTCGTGACGATCGGGCCGGAGCGGGTCTTCGAGCGGGTCCGGCCCGCCTCCGGCTGGGGCGCCGCCGTCGACGCCGCGCTGGGCGCCCAGATGCTGCTGTGGGAGTACGCCACCGCGGTCGCCGGCCGGGTCATCGGCATCAACCCCTTCGACCAGCCCGACGTCGAGAGCGCCAAGGCCGCCGCCCGCGAGATGCTCGACGGCGGCGGCAACCAGCCCACCCCCGTGTTCGTCGACGGGGCGGTCACCGTCTACGCCTCGCCCGGCTGGCTGCCCGAGGGCACCGACACCGTCGCCGGCGCCGTGGACGCGCTGCTCGCGGAGCTCGATCCCCGCACCGGCTACGTCGCCGTGCAGGCCTACCTGGACCGCCACCGCGACGCCGCGCTGTCCGCCGTACGCGACCGCCTGGCGGCGCGCACGGGCCGGCCGGTCACCTTCGGGTGGGGGCCGCGCTTCCTGCACTCGACCGGGCAGTACCACAAGGGCGGCCCCAACACCGGCGTCTACCTCCAGGTCACGGGCCAGCCCGTGGCCGACCTGGCCGTGCCCGACCGGCCCTTCACCTTCCATGAGTTCCTCACCGCGCAGGCCGTGGGCGACGGGCAGGTGCTCGCCGACAAGGGCCGGCCGGTCCTGCGGCTGCACGTGAGCGGACCGGACGACCTGGACGCCGTACGAGGGGTGCTCGCATGACCTACGTCAACCCGCTGCGCGACCCGCGGGACCGGCGCCTGCCCCGCATCGCCGGTCCCTGCGGGATGGTGCTGTTCGGCGTCACCGGCGACCTCTCGCGCAAGAAGATCATGCCGGCGATCTACGACCTCGCCAACCGCGGCCTGCTGCCACCGGGCTTCAGCCTGGTGGGCTTCGCCCGTCGCGACTGGGCCGACCAGGACTTCGCGCAGATCGTGCACGACTCGGTGAAGGCCTACGCCCGCACGGAGTTCCGCGAGGAGGTCTGGAAGCAGCTCTCCGAGGGGTTCCGCTTCGTCCAGGGCGACTTCGACGACGACGAGGCGTTCGAGCTCCTGCGGCAGACCATCGAGGAGCTCGACCGCAGCCGGGGCACGGAGGGCAACCACGCGTTCTACCTGGCGATCCCGCCGGCCTTCTTCGGCACCGTCGCCTCCCAGCTCAAGGAGCACGGCCTGGCCGACCCGCACGGCGACTCGTGGCGCCGGGTGGTGGTCGAGAAGCCGTTCGGCCACGACCTGCAGTCGGCCCGCGAGCTCAACGCGTCGCTGGACGAGGTCTTCCCCCCGGGCTCGATCTTCCGGATCGACCACTACCTCGGCAAGGAGACGGTCCAGAACATCCTGGCGACGCGCTTCGCCAACATGATGTTCGAGCCCCTGTGGAACGGCAACTACGTCGACCACGTCCAGATCACCATGGCCGAGGACGTCGGCATCGGCGGCCGGGCCGGCTACTACGACGGCATCGGCGCCGCCCGCGACGTCATCCAGAACCACCTGCTGCAGCTGATGTCGCTCGTGGCGATGGAGGAGCCGACGTCGTTCGACGCCGACAGCCTGCGGATGGAGAAGGAGAAGGTCCTCGCCAGCGTCCGGCTCCCCCGGCGGCTGGACCTGACCACGGCCCGCGGGCAGTACGCCGCCGGCTGGGCCGGGGGCGAGAAGGTCGCGGGTTTCCTCGAGGAGGAGGGCATCCCCAAGTCCTCCACCACGGAGACGTTCGCGGCGATCACGCTGCACGTCGAGACCCGCCGCTGGGCCGGCGTCCCCTTCTACCTGCGCACCGGCAAGCGCCTGGGGCGCCGGGTCACCGAGGTGGCGGTGGTGTTCAAGCGGGCGCCGCACCAGCCGTTCAGCGCCAGCTCCGTCGAGGAGCTCACCCAGAACGCCCTGGTGATCCGGATCCAGCCCGACGAGGGCATGACCCTGCGCTTCGGCTCCAAGGTGCCGGGCACCGCCATGGAGATCCGCGACGTCAACATGGACTTCGCCTACGGCGGCTCGTTCACCGAGGACAGCCCCGAGGCCTACGAGCGGCTGATCCTCGACGTGCTGCTGGGAGACCCGCCGCTGTTCCCCCGTCACGAGGAGGTCGAGCTCTCGTGGAAGATCCTCGACCCGATCCTGGAGGCCTGGGAGCGCAAGGGCAAGCCCGAGCAGTACGGCTCCGGCACTTGGGGCCCGGCGTCGGCCGACAAGATGCTGGCCCGCGACGGACGCGTCTGGAGGCGACCCTGATGTCACCCCACGGCACCGTGAATCTCCCCCGCTGCGCTCCTGCGACCCACGCTCTCGAGGGGGCCCCGACATGATCGAGCTCACCAACACCACGTCCTCCAAGATCGCCGCGGAGTTCGTCCGCGGGCGCAAGCGGGCCGGCAGCCCCGCAATGGGCATGGTGATGACGTTGGTCATCGTCGCCCCCGAGGACGACGCCGAGGACGCCATGAGAGCGGCCCGCGAGGCCTCCCACGAGCATCCGGCCCGCGCCCTCGGCGTGATCCTGGGCGAGGCGCGGGGCGCCGGCGAGATCAACGCCCAGGTCGGCACCGGAGCCGGCTGGACCGGTGAGACCGCGGTAATCCGGCTCAAGGGCGAGGTCGTCAAGCACGCCTCCTCGGTCGTGCTGCCGCTGCTGCTGCCCGACTCCCCCGTGGCCGTCTGGTGGCCCACCGACGCCCCCGCGGACCCCGCGGCGGACCCGCTGGGCGCGCTCGCCCAGCGGCGGATCACCGACGCCGCGGCCGCCCCGCGGGGCAAGGGCAAGGCGTTGCAGGTGCAGTGCTCGTCGTACGTCAAGGGCAACACCGACCTGGCCTGGACCCGCACCACGCCCTGGCGCGCCCTGCTCGCCGCGGCGCTCGACCAGCACCACGTCAAGGTGACCGGCGCCTCGGTCACCGCCGAGCGGATCAGCCCGAGCGCCGACCTGCTGGCGGCCTGGCTCGCCACCCGGCTGCGGGTGCAGGTCGAGCGCGCCAACTCCGGCGGCCCCGGAATCACCGAGGTGGTCCTGGACACGCCCGAGGGCCCGATCCGGATCAGCCGGCCCGACGGCAAGCTGGCGACCTACGAGTCGCCGGGCAAGCCCGACCGGCCGATCGCGCTGAAGCGCCGCAGCCTCCCGGAGCTGCTCGCCGAGGAGCTGCGCCGCCTCGACGAGGACGACGTCTACGCCGAGGTGACCAAGCGACTGCGGAAGGCCGCCTCGTGACGGCGGCGAGCGCCCCGCTGATCGAGGTGCACCCGGACGCCGGCGCACTGGCCACCGCGGTCGCCGGGGAGCTGCTGTCCCGGCTCGCGGACGCCCAGGAGGCCGGGAGGGAGCCGCAGATCGCCCTCACCGGCGGCAGCATCGCCGAGGCGCTGCACCGCGAGCTGGCCCGGCTGTCCCCCGGCTCGGGCGTCGACTGGACCCGCGTCGTCGTGTGGTGGGGGGACGAGAGGTTCGTGCCCGCCGACGACCCGGACCGCAACGCCGGTCAGGCGCGGCGCGCCTTCCTGGACGAGGTCGGCGCCACCCAGGTGCACGAGATGCCCGCCAGCGACTCCGGTGCCGACGTCGCGGCCGCGGCGCAGGCCTTCGAGGACGCGGTCCAGGCCCACGGCGCCGGCGAGTTCGAAGTGGTCATGCTCGGCATCGGACCGGACGGCCACGTCGCCTCGCTCTTCCCGGGTCGCCCCGAGCTCGCGGTCGAGGACCGGATCGCGGTCGCTGTGACCGACTCCCCCAAGCCGCCCCCGGAGCGGATCACCTTCACCTTCCCCGCCCTCAACCGCAGCCGGTCGGTCTGGCTGGTCGCCAGCGGCGAGGGCAAGGCCGAGGCCGTGGCCCGCGCGCTCGCCGACGCGGGCTCCGTCGAGGAGACCCCCGCTCGCGGCGTACGCGGCCAGGTCGACACCGTCTGGTTCCTCGACCGCGAGGCCGCCTCCCGCCTCTGAGCCCATCGACCCGTCACCAACTTCCCCGAAATGCCGCTGACCCGTCAGAAAGTTTCTGACGGGTCAGCGGGGAGGGCGGGGATCAGAAGATGATGTCGCCGGACTTGCGGCGGGAGCGGAGCAGCTGGATGGCCTCGTCCAGGATGTCGGCCGCCTCGGTGTCGGAGCGGCGCTCCTTCACGTAGGCCAGGTGCGTCTTGTAGGGCTCGATCTTGCTGGCCGGCGGGGCGTTCTCCGAGTCCCGCCCGGCGGGCAGTCCGCACTTGGGGCAGTCCCAGGAGTCGGGGGCCACCGCCTCCACGGCGAACATCACGACCGACGTGTGCTCGCGGGAGCAGAAGTACGTCACCGCCTGACGCGGCGCCGACTCCCCGCGCTCCGCCTCGCCCATCGGCCCGGCGCCGACCCGGCTACCGCGAATGGCGCTACCTCCACCAGCCATGTGTCCTACCTTCTTTCAGTTCTGGTAAGCGAGCAACAGGCCTAGCGCGATCACGCAGGCGAACCAGATGACACCGATCCCGATCGTGAACCGATCGAGGTTGCGCTCGGCGACGGATGAGCCGCCGAGGGAGCTGCTGACACCGCCGCCGAACATGTCGGAGAGCCCACCGCCACGTCCCTTGTGCAGCAGCACAAGGATGATCAGCAATGTGCTCGTGATGACGAGCAGAACAGTGAAGAGCGTTGTCACAGCGAGGAATCCTACGGCAGAGGGCGGAGAGTCAGAGGACCGGCATGTCGTAGAACCGGCAGATGCCGCCGAACTCGTCGACCTGGAGACTCGCGCCCCCGACCAAGGCGCCGTCGACGTCGTCCTTGGCCATGATCCCGGCGACGTTGTTGGCCTTCACCGAGCCGCCGTACAGGACGCGCACGCCGTCGGCCGCCGCGTCCCCGTGGACCTCGCGGATCCGCGCCCGGATGGCGGCGCAGACCTCCTGCGCGTCCTCGGGCGTGGCGACCTCGCCGGTGCCGATCGCCCACACGGGCTCGTAGGCGACCACCAGGCCGGCGACCTGCTCGGCGGTGAAGCCGGCCAGCGACCCGTCGACCTGGGCCAGTGTGTAGGCGACGTGCTCGCCGGACTGGCGGATCTCGAGCCCCTCCCCGACGCACACGATGGGGGTCATGTCCGCGCGGTGGGCCTGGTGCGCCTTGGCGTTGACGATCTCGTCGGACTCGGCGTGGTACTCGCGGCGCTCGGAGTGGCCCACGACGACGTAGGAGCAGCCGAGCTTGGCCAGCATCCCCGCGGAGATCTCACCGGTGTAGGCGCCGGAGTCCTTGGTCGAGACGTCCTGGGCGGCGTACTTGACCGAGAGCCGGTCGCCGTCGACGAGGGTCTGGACCGAGCGCAGGTCGGTGAACGGCGGGCAGACCACCACCTCGACCTTGCCGTAGTCGTGGCGCTTGTCCGACAGCGTCCACGCGAGCTTCTGGACGAGCACCACCGCTTCCTGGTGGTTGAGGTTCATCTTCCAGTTGCCCGCCATGAGCGGCGTGCGGCCGGGAGCCTTCGAGTCAGCCATGGGTCAGTCCTCCAGGACGGTGATGCCGGGCAGTTCCTTGCCCTCGAGGTACTCCAGGCTGGCCCCACCACCGGTGGAGATGTGCCCGAAGGCGGCTTCGTCGAAGCCCAGGGTGCGGACGGCGGCGGCGGAGTCGCCACCACCGACCACGGAGAGTCCGTCGATCTCGGTCAGCGCCTGGGCCACCGCGCGGGTGCCGTCGGCGAAGGCCGCGACCTCGAAGACCCCCATCGGCCCGTTCCAGAAGACGGTGCGAGCCGACTGCAGGGCGGCGGCGAACGCCGCGCCCGACTCGGGACCGATGTCGAGTCCGAGCGCGTCGGCCGGGATCGCGGTGGCGGGCACGACCTGCGGGTGCGGCTCGACGTCGCCCGAGGGGAACGCGGTGTCCACGACGATGTCGGTGGGCAGCACGATCTCCACGCCGGACTCCTCGGCCCGGGCAAGGTAGGACCGGCACACGTCCAGCTGGTCCTCCTCGAGCAGACTCTTGCCGACCTCGTGGCCCTGGGCCTTGAGGAAGGTGAAGACCATGCCGCCGCCGATGAGCAGCTTGTCGGCCTTGCCGAGCAGGTTGTCGATGACACCGAGCTTGTCGGAGACCTTCGAGCCGCCGAGCACGACGACGTAGGGCCGCTCGGGGTCGACGGTCAGCCGGCGCAGGACCTCGATCTCCTGGGCGACCAGGCCGCCCATGGCGTGCGGCAGCCGCTGGGCGACGTCGTAGACGCTGGCCTGCTTGCGGTGGACGACGCCGAAGCCGTCGGAGACGAACGCGTCGGCCAGGGCCGCGAGCTGGTCGGCGAAGGCGCCGCGCTCGGCCTCGTCCTTGCTGGTCTCGCCGGCGTTGAAGCGGACGTTCTCGAGGAGCGCGACCTCGCCGTCACCGAGCCCGGCGACGGTCTCCTGGGCCGACTCGCCCACCGTGTCGGTGGCGAACGCGACCGGGGCGCCGAGCAGCTCGCCGAGCCGGTCCGCGACCGGGCGCAGCGAGTAGGCGGGGTCCGGGGAGCCCTTGGGCCGTCCCAGGTGGGCGGTGACGACCACCCGCGCGCCGGCCTCGGCCAGCGCGCGGATGGTCGGGACGCTCGCCCGGATCCGGCCGTCGTCGGTGATGACTCGGTGATCATCGGGGCCGTCGAGGGGCACGTTCAGGTCCGAGCGGACCAGCACGCGCCTGCCGCGAACGTCACCCAGCACGTCGATCGGCGAGGAGAGGTCGCTCACGTCAGAGGGTCTCGCCGACGTAGTTGACCAGGTCCACCAGACGGTTGGAGTAGCCCCACTCGTTGTCGTACCAGCCGACGACCTTGACCTGGTTGCCGATGACCTTGGTCAGGGGCGCGTCGAAGATGCACGACGCCGGGTCGGTGGTGATGTCGCTGGAGACGATCGGGTCCTCGCTGTAGCGCAGGATCTTGCCGTCGGCCGCCGCCTTCATCAGCGCGTTGACCTCCTCCACGGTGGTCTCGCGACGGGCCTCGAAGGTGAGGTCAGTCGCCGAGCCGGTGGGCACCGGGACGCGGAGCGCGTAGCCGTCGAGCTTGCCCTTCAGCTCGGGCATGACCAGGCCGATCGCCTTCGCGGCACCGGTGGACGTCGGGACGATGTTGGTCGCCGCCGCGCGGGCGCGCCGCAGGTCCTTGTGGGGGCCGTCCAGGAGGTTCTGGTCGCCGGTGTAGGCGTGGATGGTCGTCATCAGGCCCTTGACGATGCCGAGCTCGTCGCTGAGCACCTTGGCCATGGGGGCGAGGCAGTTGGTCGTGCACGACGCGTTGGAGATGATCGTGTGGCTCGCGGCGTCGTAGTCGCCCTCGTTGACGCCCATCACGATCGTGACGTCCTCGTTCTTGGCCGGGGCCGAGATGATGACCTTCTTGGCACCGCCGTCCACGTGGGCCTTGGCCTTGGTGGCGTCGGTGAAGAAGCCGGTGGACTCGATGACGATGTCGGCGCCGAGGTCGCCCCACGGCAGGGCGGCGGGGTCGCGCTCCTCGAAGACCTTGAACGTGTGGCCGGCAGCGGTGATGTCGGTGTCGGTGTGGGTCACGTCGCCGTCGAGACGCCCGAGGATGGAGTCGTACTTCAGCAGGGTGGCGAGCGTCTTGTTGTCCGTCAGGTCGTTGACGGCCACGATCTCGATGTCGGCTCCGGAGGCCACGACGGCCCGGAAGAAGTTGCGTCCGATGCGGCCGAAGCCGTTGATGCCTACGCGTACGGTCACTGCGATTGCTCCTAGCGGTGCGCGGGTGGTGCGGCTCCCAGCTCGTGGAGCCGCGTCGTGTCCGACCCTATCGGTTCGGGGTGTACGACCAGACTGTCGTCCCTCGGTACGTACCGGTAACCCACGTAGGTCCCGAAGACACGGGACCTACGCCGGGCTCAGCCCTCGTCGGCGAGCATCTCCGGGGTCAGCGAGGACTCGGTGTCGGGGATCCCGAGCTCCTCCGCGCGCTTGTCGGCCATGGCCAACAGCCGCCGGATGCGGCCGGCGATCGCGTCCTTGGTGAGCACCGGCTCGTGCAGCTGGCCGAGCTCCTCGAGCGAGGCCTGCTTGTGCTCGAGGCGCAGGGACCCGGCCAGCTTGAGGTGGTCGGGGATCTCGTCGCCGAGGATCTCCAGCGCGCGCTCGACGCGGGCCCCGGCGGCCACGGCGGCGCGTGCGGAGCGGCGCAGGTTGGCGTCGTCGAAGTTGGCCAGGCGGTTGGCCGTGGCTCGCACCTCGCGCCGCATCCGGCGCTCCTCCCAGGCCATGAGCGACTCGTGGGCGCCCAGGCGCGTCAGCAGCTGCCCGATCGCGTCGCCGTCGCGGATCACGACCCGGTCGACCCCGCGCACCTCGCGCGCCTTGGCCTGGATGCCGAGACGACGCGCGACGCCGACCAGGGCGAGGCCGGCCTCGGGTCCCGGGCAGGTCACCTCGAGCGAGGAGGACCGGCCCGGCTCGGTGAGCGAGCCGTGGGCGAGGAAGGCGCCGCGCCAGGCGGCGACGGCGTCGCAGCCCCCGCCGGACACGACGGCGGGCGGCAGGCCGCGCACCGGTCGCCCGCGCTGGTCGATCAGTCCGGTCTGGCGCGCGAGCGCCTCGCCGTCCTTGGTCACGCGCACGAGGTAGCGGCTGCCCTTGCGGATGCCCGCGCCCTGCACCATCACCACGTCGGAGCTGTGGCCGTAGACCTCGGCGATGTCCTTGCGCAGCCGCCGCGCGGCGGCGCCGGTGTCCAGCTCGGCCTCGACGACGATCCTGCCGCTCACGATGTGGAGCCCGCCGGCGAACCTCAGCATGGAGGCGACTTCCGCCTTGCGGCAGCAGGTCTTCGTGATCGGGGTGCTGGACAACTCCGCCTTCACCTGGGCCGTCATCGCCATGCGCCGATCCTTGCACGCGAGTCAATCACCCTCGGGGGCAGGCCTCGTCGCGCCGCTCAGGCCCCGCTCATGATCCGGGCGTAGGCCGCGGCCAGCTTCTCCGGGTCGTGGCGGGCGGTGCCGTCGTCGAGCATCACGTCGTCCAGCACCAGGCGGGCGCCGTACGAGGTCACGGCCCGCTCGAGCTCGTCGGCCTCGTCCCCCAGCGACCGGGGGTCGGCGAGCACGACGTGGGGCCGCAGGTCCGGGGCGTGCTCGACGAGCACCGCGAGGTGCTCGGCCGGGCCGAACCCGTCGGTCTCCCCCGCCTGCTCCTCGAGGTTGAGCACCACGATCAGCCGGGCGTCGCTGGTGACGATCGCCTCGCAGAGCTCGCGGACCATCAGGTGCGGGATGACGGAGGTGAACCACGAGCCCGGGCCCAGGACCAGCCAGTCGGCGGCCCGCACCGCCGCGACGGACTCGGGGCACACCTGGGGGTCCGGGGGCTCCAGCGCGATCGAGGCGATGCGGCCGGCGGTCGAGGCGACCTCGACCTGGCCGCGCACCGTCACGAGGCGGTCCGGCTCGAGTCCCTCCACCTCGGCGGTGATGA includes the following:
- the pgl gene encoding 6-phosphogluconolactonase; translation: MTAASAPLIEVHPDAGALATAVAGELLSRLADAQEAGREPQIALTGGSIAEALHRELARLSPGSGVDWTRVVVWWGDERFVPADDPDRNAGQARRAFLDEVGATQVHEMPASDSGADVAAAAQAFEDAVQAHGAGEFEVVMLGIGPDGHVASLFPGRPELAVEDRIAVAVTDSPKPPPERITFTFPALNRSRSVWLVASGEGKAEAVARALADAGSVEETPARGVRGQVDTVWFLDREAASRL
- a CDS encoding RNA polymerase-binding protein RbpA — its product is MAGGGSAIRGSRVGAGPMGEAERGESAPRQAVTYFCSREHTSVVMFAVEAVAPDSWDCPKCGLPAGRDSENAPPASKIEPYKTHLAYVKERRSDTEAADILDEAIQLLRSRRKSGDIIF
- the secG gene encoding preprotein translocase subunit SecG translates to MTTLFTVLLVITSTLLIILVLLHKGRGGGLSDMFGGGVSSSLGGSSVAERNLDRFTIGIGVIWFACVIALGLLLAYQN
- the tpiA gene encoding triose-phosphate isomerase, coding for MADSKAPGRTPLMAGNWKMNLNHQEAVVLVQKLAWTLSDKRHDYGKVEVVVCPPFTDLRSVQTLVDGDRLSVKYAAQDVSTKDSGAYTGEISAGMLAKLGCSYVVVGHSERREYHAESDEIVNAKAHQAHRADMTPIVCVGEGLEIRQSGEHVAYTLAQVDGSLAGFTAEQVAGLVVAYEPVWAIGTGEVATPEDAQEVCAAIRARIREVHGDAAADGVRVLYGGSVKANNVAGIMAKDDVDGALVGGASLQVDEFGGICRFYDMPVL
- a CDS encoding phosphoglycerate kinase, with protein sequence MSDLSSPIDVLGDVRGRRVLVRSDLNVPLDGPDDHRVITDDGRIRASVPTIRALAEAGARVVVTAHLGRPKGSPDPAYSLRPVADRLGELLGAPVAFATDTVGESAQETVAGLGDGEVALLENVRFNAGETSKDEAERGAFADQLAALADAFVSDGFGVVHRKQASVYDVAQRLPHAMGGLVAQEIEVLRRLTVDPERPYVVVLGGSKVSDKLGVIDNLLGKADKLLIGGGMVFTFLKAQGHEVGKSLLEEDQLDVCRSYLARAEESGVEIVLPTDIVVDTAFPSGDVEPHPQVVPATAIPADALGLDIGPESGAAFAAALQSARTVFWNGPMGVFEVAAFADGTRAVAQALTEIDGLSVVGGGDSAAAVRTLGFDEAAFGHISTGGGASLEYLEGKELPGITVLED
- the gap gene encoding type I glyceraldehyde-3-phosphate dehydrogenase, which translates into the protein MTVRVGINGFGRIGRNFFRAVVASGADIEIVAVNDLTDNKTLATLLKYDSILGRLDGDVTHTDTDITAAGHTFKVFEERDPAALPWGDLGADIVIESTGFFTDATKAKAHVDGGAKKVIISAPAKNEDVTIVMGVNEGDYDAASHTIISNASCTTNCLAPMAKVLSDELGIVKGLMTTIHAYTGDQNLLDGPHKDLRRARAAATNIVPTSTGAAKAIGLVMPELKGKLDGYALRVPVPTGSATDLTFEARRETTVEEVNALMKAAADGKILRYSEDPIVSSDITTDPASCIFDAPLTKVIGNQVKVVGWYDNEWGYSNRLVDLVNYVGETL
- the whiA gene encoding DNA-binding protein WhiA, producing MAMTAQVKAELSSTPITKTCCRKAEVASMLRFAGGLHIVSGRIVVEAELDTGAAARRLRKDIAEVYGHSSDVVMVQGAGIRKGSRYLVRVTKDGEALARQTGLIDQRGRPVRGLPPAVVSGGGCDAVAAWRGAFLAHGSLTEPGRSSSLEVTCPGPEAGLALVGVARRLGIQAKAREVRGVDRVVIRDGDAIGQLLTRLGAHESLMAWEERRMRREVRATANRLANFDDANLRRSARAAVAAGARVERALEILGDEIPDHLKLAGSLRLEHKQASLEELGQLHEPVLTKDAIAGRIRRLLAMADKRAEELGIPDTESSLTPEMLADEG
- a CDS encoding gluconeogenesis factor YvcK family protein — protein: MRAQSVVAFGGGHGLFASLTALRLLVDDLTVDDLTAVVTVADDGGSSGRLRGEFGVLPPGDLRMALAALCGEGAWDVTWSRVLQHRFQGAGEMRGHVVGNLLIVSLWELLGDHVDALDWVGRLLGAKGRVLPMALTPLVITAEVEGLEPDRLVTVRGQVEVASTAGRIASIALEPPDPQVCPESVAAVRAADWLVLGPGSWFTSVIPHLMVRELCEAIVTSDARLIVVLNLEEQAGETDGFGPAEHLAVLVEHAPDLRPHVVLADPRSLGDEADELERAVTSYGARLVLDDVMLDDGTARHDPEKLAAAYARIMSGA